From Seriola aureovittata isolate HTS-2021-v1 ecotype China chromosome 16, ASM2101889v1, whole genome shotgun sequence, one genomic window encodes:
- the cdk6 gene encoding cyclin-dependent kinase 6 encodes MDKESIGTQYEPVAEIGEGAYGKVYKARDLKNGGRFVALKRVRVQTEEEGMPLSTIREVAVLRQLEAFEHPNVVRLFDVCTVSRTDRETKLTLVFEHVDQDLTTYLEKAPDPGVPPETIKDMMYQLLQGLDFLHSHRVVHRDLKPQNILVTSGGQIKLADFGLARIYSFQMALTSVVVTLWYRAPEVLLQSSYATPVDLWSVGCIFAEMFRRRPLFRGNSDVDQLGKIFDVVGVPSPEDWPQEVALPQSAFTPRPPKPIEDLVPDMDEQGRALLMQFLAFNPSRRISAFAALSHPYFQSVDSHSRSVYAAQPIPSNKPTMEERTA; translated from the exons atGGACAAAGAAAGTATTGGTACTCAATATGAGCCTGTGGCCGAGATTGGAGAAGGCGCTTATGGGAAAGTGTACAAGGCAAGAGATTTGAAGAACGGGGGACGCTTTGTAGCCCTAAAAAGAGTTCGAGTCCAGACGGAGGAAGAAGGGATGCCTCTCTCCACCATCCGGGAGGTGGCAGTACTGAGGCAGCTTGAAGCCTTTGAGCACCCCAATGTTGTCAG GTTGTTTGATGTGTGCACGGTCTCTCGAACTGACAGAGAAACCAAACTCACTTTGGTCTTTGAGCACGTGGATCAGGACCTGACCACCTACCTGGAGAAGGCCCCTGACCCCGGAGTACCACCCGAGACCATCAAG GATATGATGTACCAGCTGCTCCAGGGGCTGGACTTCCTGCATTCACACCGCGTGGTCCACCGTGACCTAAAGCCCCAGAACATCCTGGTCACCAGCGGAGGACAGATCAAACTGGCCGACTTTGGCCTAGCCCGCATCTACAGCTTCCAGATGGCGCTCACCTCCGTG GTGGTGACACTGTGGTACAGAGCCCCAGAAGTGCTGCTTCAGTCCAGTTACGCTACACCAGTGGACCTGTGGAGTGTCGGCTGCATCTTCGCTGAGATGTTCAGGAGAAg ACCACTATTTCGAGGAAACTCAGATGTTGATCAGCTGGGAAAGATTTTTGA TGTTGTTGGGGTGCCTTCACCAGAGGACTGGCCCCAGGAGGTGGCCCTACCACAGAGTGCCTTCACCCCACGGCCCCCTAAGCCAATAGAAGACTTGGTTCCGGACATGGACGAGCAAGGACGGGCCCTCTTAATG caaTTCCTCGCCTTCAACCCCTCCAGGAGGATATCGGCCTTCGCTGCGCTGAGTCACCCCTATTTTCAAAGTGTGGACAGCCACAGTAGAAGTGTGTATGCAGCCCAGCCCATCCCCAGCAACAAGCCCACTATGGAGGAGAGGACTGCTTGA